One window of Quercus robur chromosome 5, dhQueRobu3.1, whole genome shotgun sequence genomic DNA carries:
- the LOC126727933 gene encoding uncharacterized protein LOC126727933, producing the protein MIFMSKLQKGRHVRAAVRVVLFLIVWKIKGSTSNSSEVNVELPTTNVAIPILENVDVPIPENVDVSISQTQFQRIDLDSLDYDPGTRKQIWEYHVNQRDEIRLAYIKKGLHQPPLETFKKSGKCNHSFQASWFRNNSKWLDYSPTTDAAYCLPCFVFHNPNVVVGQNTFIVGGFRNWKKVVDHFTTEQIANNRLQLKATIFIVQYLAFQAIAFRGRDKSFSSLNRGNFHESLGIVTFWNEKVAEIIEKTPKNATYTSPRIQKEILHVFLAKVKKAIREEIGDAKFCIMVDEARDESMKEQMAMVFRYVDTEGFVEERFFGLIHVVDTAALTLKKGIYSLLSQHYLDIQNIRGQGYDGASNMRDMWNGLQVLILNDCPYAYYIHYFAHRLQLALVKASKQVVPICHFFLTLLFLIKIVNASCKRNEQLKVANANEIARLIDLEELEIESGLNQIGTLQRLIETRWSSHFRSVSSLLRMFTSTVEVLQNIIDDAIDGEHRAEGESTYDGLTSLEFVFILHLEKETMEITDQLCQALQSQSQDILNAMHLVSSTKALI; encoded by the exons ATGATTTTCATGAGCAAACTACAAAAAGGAAGACATGTTCGTGCTGCCGTTCGTGTTGTTCTTTTCCTTATTGTCTGGAAAAT aaaaggttcAACGTCAAATTCTTCCGAAGTCAACGTGGAATTGCCAACAACTAATGTTGCTATTCCAATTCTAGAAAATGTGGATGTTCCAATTCCGGAAAATGTGGATGTTTCAATCtctcaaacacaatttcaaagaatTGACCTTGATTCTTTGGATTATGATCCTGGAACACGCAAACAAATATGGGAATATCATGTTAATCAACGTGATGAAATTCGACTGGCTTACATTAAAAAAGGTCTACACCAACCTCCTCTAGAGACATTCAAAAAAAGTGGAAAGTGCAATCATAgctttcaagcttcttggtttagaaataattcaaaatggCTTGACTATTCTCCTACAACAGATGCAGCTTATTGTCTACCCTGCTTTGTCTTTCATAATCCAAATGTGGTTGTGGGACAAAATACATTCATTGTTGGTGGAtttagaaattggaaaaaa GTAGTTGATCATTTCACTACTGaacaaattgcaaataatcGGTTGCAACTGAAGGCCACAATTTTTATTGTCCAATATCTTGCCTTTCAAGCTATAGCTTTTAGAGGTCGAGATAAAAGTTTTAGTTCATTAAATCGTGGGAACTTTCATGAATCATTGGGTATTGTGACTTTTTGGAATGAGAAGGTTgctgaaataatagaaaaaactcCCAAAAATGCAACCTACACATCACCTAGGATTCAAAAGGAAATTCTACATGTTTTCTTAGCCAAAGTGAAGAAGGCCATTCGGGAAGAAATTGGTGATGCAAAGTTTTGCATAATGGTTGATGAAGCTCGTGATGAGTCCATGAAAGAGCAAATGGCTATGGTTTTTAGATATGTTGATACAGAAGGCTTTGTAGAAGAAcgtttttttgggcttattcaTGTTGTTGACACTGCGGCTTTGACTCTAAAGAAGGGGATATATTCTTTGTTATCTCAACATTACttagatatacaaaatattcgAGGGCAAGGATATGATGGAGCAAGCAACATGCGAGATATGTGGAATGGATTacaagttttgattttgaatgattgTCCATATGCTTACTACATCCATTACTTTGCACATCGCTTACAATTGGCATTAGTAAAAGCATCAAAACAAGTTGTTCccatttgtcatttttttcttacattgctTTTTCTGATCAAAATTGTTAATGCTTCATGCAAGCGCAATGAGCAATTGAAAGTTGCCAATGCTAATGAAATAGCACGTTTGATTGATCTTGAAGAGCTTGAGATTGAAAGTGGACTTAATCAAATTGGCACTTTACAACGACTTATAGAAACACGTTGGAGTTCACATTTTAGATCAGTTTCTAGCTTATTAAGGATGTTTACTTCAACTgttgaagttttacaaaatataattgatgaTGCAATTGATGGAGAACATCGGGCAGAAGGAGAGTCAACTTATGATGGTTTAACTTCATTGGAATTTGTCTTTATCTTGCATCTTGAGAAGGAAACTATGGAGATTACTGATCAactttgtcaagctttgcaaAGCCAATCTCAAGACATTTTAAATGCCATGCATTTAGTTTCATCTACTAAAGCACTTATCTAA